Proteins encoded within one genomic window of Chloroflexota bacterium:
- a CDS encoding ABC transporter substrate-binding protein: MTKRVLRFCLFWHAMSGSRGDVIKAFAEDFNKTNKHGITVKPEFTGSYAETVTKALAAYKTGKPPHIVQVYEVGTQTMRDSKAIIPIHTLNRGDVDFGDVVQPIVKYYSVGGQVVCMPFNSSTAMLYYNKDIFKKAGLDPNKPPTTFDEVYDYGKKIVTSGSAKGGISFGWPAWIFEQMYGTHNQLFANQDNGRSGLANEVYINNAFGVKVLTEWQKWSKDKVLVYGGREYDANAPFLAGEFAMLVQSTSSLGGIQNSAKGKFEIGTTFLPRMPGYPTGNTVVGGGCLWVMKGRSDAENLAAWEFLKHVNKLDNQITWHKKTGYFPATNVAVQSLMNEGWFAKEPNYLTAFMEILVGVDTPAGRGVLLGNFVEIRDVVGAAIEEAVVNMKDPKTVLDAAQSKTNQVLKDYAEVNK, translated from the coding sequence ATGACAAAGCGAGTTTTGCGCTTTTGCCTTTTTTGGCACGCGATGAGCGGTAGTCGCGGCGATGTGATCAAAGCGTTTGCAGAAGATTTCAACAAGACCAACAAGCATGGGATTACCGTCAAGCCCGAATTCACCGGCTCGTATGCCGAGACGGTCACTAAAGCGCTCGCGGCATACAAGACCGGTAAGCCGCCGCACATTGTGCAAGTGTACGAAGTCGGCACGCAAACGATGCGCGATTCCAAAGCGATTATCCCGATCCACACGCTCAATCGCGGCGATGTAGATTTCGGCGATGTCGTTCAACCGATCGTCAAGTACTATAGCGTCGGCGGTCAAGTCGTCTGCATGCCGTTCAACAGTTCGACGGCGATGTTGTACTACAACAAAGACATCTTTAAGAAAGCCGGACTGGATCCGAACAAACCACCCACGACCTTTGATGAAGTGTACGACTACGGAAAGAAAATCGTGACGAGCGGCTCGGCAAAGGGCGGTATTTCGTTCGGTTGGCCCGCGTGGATTTTTGAACAGATGTACGGCACGCACAATCAGTTGTTTGCGAACCAAGACAATGGACGAAGCGGTCTCGCGAACGAGGTTTATATCAACAACGCGTTCGGCGTCAAGGTGCTGACGGAATGGCAAAAGTGGTCGAAGGACAAGGTGCTCGTGTACGGCGGTCGCGAGTACGATGCGAACGCGCCGTTCCTCGCCGGCGAGTTTGCGATGCTCGTCCAATCCACGTCGAGTCTCGGCGGCATTCAAAACAGCGCCAAGGGCAAGTTTGAAATCGGCACGACATTCTTGCCGCGAATGCCCGGTTATCCAACTGGCAACACTGTCGTCGGCGGTGGTTGTCTGTGGGTGATGAAAGGTCGTTCCGATGCCGAAAACCTCGCGGCGTGGGAATTTCTCAAGCATGTCAACAAACTGGACAACCAGATCACCTGGCACAAAAAGACCGGCTATTTCCCGGCTACGAACGTGGCGGTGCAATCGCTGATGAATGAGGGTTGGTTCGCCAAAGAACCAAACTATCTGACCGCGTTCATGGAAATTCTGGTCGGCGTGGACACACCCGCCGGGCGCGGTGTTCTGCTCGGTAACTTTGTCGAGATTCGCGATGTCGTCGGCGCGGCAATCGAAGAAGCGGTTGTGAATATGAAAGACCCCAAGACCGTTCTCGACGCGGCGCAAAGCAAGACGAATCAAGTTCTCAAAGATTACGCCGAAGTCAACAAGTAG
- a CDS encoding sugar ABC transporter permease → MQTRFPNKILPYLLLSPSVIVVLIFFVVPSAQSIYASFFRSNISGTRQIFVGLRNFEQLFTTSEYLNSLQVTLLFALFVVVVGLSLSLFIAMVANQRLRGFTIYRTLLIWPYALSPNIAGTIWALMLEPTIGMATNAINTLGLHFDWRGNATHALLFIALAATWKMLGYNIIFFLAGIQGLPTEILEAGSVDGANAWTKFWKITFPLLSPTTFFLLIMNTLYAFFEGFGLIHVTTNGGPGYATDLLVYKLYRDGFIAMNTGFASAQSVVLLFIVASLTLLQFRYAGRRVFYGA, encoded by the coding sequence ATGCAAACGCGTTTCCCCAACAAAATTCTCCCCTATCTATTGCTCTCGCCGAGCGTGATTGTCGTGCTCATCTTTTTCGTCGTGCCGAGCGCGCAGAGCATTTACGCCAGTTTCTTTCGCAGTAACATTTCCGGCACGCGCCAGATTTTTGTCGGCTTGCGGAACTTTGAGCAGTTGTTCACGACGAGCGAGTACCTGAATTCCTTGCAGGTCACGTTGCTCTTTGCGCTTTTTGTCGTCGTCGTGGGCTTGTCGCTCAGTCTGTTCATCGCGATGGTCGCGAATCAACGCCTGCGCGGGTTTACGATTTATCGCACGCTGTTGATTTGGCCCTATGCGCTTTCGCCGAATATCGCCGGCACGATCTGGGCGTTGATGCTCGAGCCGACGATTGGGATGGCGACGAACGCGATCAACACGCTCGGTCTTCATTTCGATTGGCGCGGTAACGCCACGCACGCGTTGTTGTTTATCGCGCTGGCGGCGACCTGGAAGATGCTGGGTTACAACATCATCTTTTTCCTCGCCGGGATTCAGGGCTTGCCGACTGAAATTCTCGAAGCCGGTTCGGTAGACGGCGCGAATGCCTGGACGAAATTCTGGAAGATTACGTTTCCGTTACTCTCGCCCACCACATTTTTCCTGTTGATCATGAACACGCTCTATGCGTTCTTTGAAGGGTTCGGCTTGATTCACGTCACGACGAACGGCGGACCGGGGTACGCAACCGACTTGCTGGTCTACAAACTGTATCGCGACGGATTCATCGCGATGAACACGGGGTTTGCGTCGGCGCAATCGGTGGTGTTGCTCTTTATCGTCGCGTCGTTGACGCTGTTGCAATTCCGCTACGCCGGACGGCGCGTATTCTACGGAGCATAA
- a CDS encoding ABC transporter permease subunit, whose amino-acid sequence MSIIRLTRATLAHAVMLAAVLLTLFPMLYAILVSTQTAQEYYRFPPNLLPGTGTLQNYQIAFDRAALLRLVFNTTFISLAVAAGKMILSVTAGFAFVYFDFRGKMFFFGLIFLTHMLPVPVRIVPTFQLMDQFGWVNTYWALTIPFFASATGTLLFRQLYMTIPPSLADAARIDGAGPLHFLWSIIIPISRTNLMALFLIEFIYMWNQYLWPLVIANAETTRVIQVGLKQLIATDAAVDWNIVMAGTVVAMVPPLIVLLLTQKSLVTGLSLFEEK is encoded by the coding sequence ATGAGCATCATCCGATTGACTCGCGCCACGCTCGCCCATGCCGTTATGTTAGCGGCGGTCCTGCTGACGCTGTTCCCGATGCTGTATGCGATTTTGGTAAGCACGCAGACGGCGCAAGAGTACTATCGCTTTCCGCCGAATCTCCTGCCCGGCACGGGCACGCTCCAAAATTATCAGATCGCGTTCGACCGTGCGGCGCTGTTGCGGCTCGTGTTCAACACGACCTTTATCTCGCTAGCGGTCGCGGCGGGCAAAATGATCTTGAGCGTAACGGCGGGGTTTGCGTTCGTGTATTTCGATTTTCGCGGCAAGATGTTTTTCTTTGGCTTGATCTTTCTCACCCACATGTTGCCGGTGCCCGTCCGCATCGTGCCGACGTTTCAATTGATGGATCAATTCGGCTGGGTCAACACCTACTGGGCGCTGACGATTCCGTTTTTTGCCAGCGCGACCGGCACGTTGCTCTTTCGCCAACTGTATATGACGATTCCCCCATCGCTCGCGGACGCCGCGCGCATAGATGGCGCGGGACCGCTACATTTCTTGTGGAGCATCATCATCCCGATTTCGCGAACGAATTTGATGGCGCTGTTTCTGATCGAGTTCATTTACATGTGGAATCAGTACCTGTGGCCCCTCGTGATTGCGAATGCAGAAACGACGCGCGTGATTCAGGTCGGTTTGAAGCAATTGATCGCGACGGATGCGGCAGTGGATTGGAACATTGTGATGGCAGGCACTGTGGTCGCGATGGTTCCGCCGCTCATCGTCTTGCTGCTGACGCAAAAGAGTCTCGTGACCGGTCTGTCACTCTTTGAAGAAAAGTAA
- a CDS encoding helix-turn-helix transcriptional regulator — MDSEALLVRRKIIGVLIRAAREKSHRTVQQVAQRLGVTAARVRQYENGARDVTLPELELLALFFEMPLSYFLDASSLVQEESPFPPTQEEIRKRKIALGAKLKQARVAAGKSKEECAELLGCKPGTIARYERGLGDVSVTLLELLAEFLGVKLFYFVEDTKTVERGGVLDLEKLARLPKDVRGFVLDPSNLAYLRMAIKFGDLPTNKLKELGEILLVVH; from the coding sequence GTGGATTCCGAAGCTCTGCTCGTTCGACGCAAAATCATCGGCGTGTTAATCCGCGCCGCGCGCGAAAAATCGCATCGCACGGTGCAACAGGTCGCGCAACGACTCGGCGTCACTGCCGCGCGCGTGCGGCAGTACGAAAACGGCGCGCGCGATGTAACGCTCCCCGAATTGGAATTACTCGCGCTCTTTTTCGAAATGCCCCTCAGTTATTTTTTGGATGCGTCCTCGCTAGTGCAAGAGGAATCGCCTTTTCCGCCCACGCAAGAAGAAATTCGCAAACGCAAAATCGCGCTCGGCGCGAAACTGAAACAGGCGCGGGTTGCCGCCGGCAAATCGAAGGAAGAGTGCGCCGAACTGCTGGGATGCAAACCGGGCACCATCGCGCGCTATGAACGCGGGCTGGGCGACGTATCGGTGACGTTGCTGGAACTGCTCGCGGAATTTTTGGGCGTCAAGCTGTTTTATTTTGTCGAAGATACTAAAACTGTCGAACGCGGCGGTGTGCTCGATCTCGAAAAACTGGCGCGCTTGCCGAAAGACGTGCGCGGTTTTGTGCTCGATCCGTCGAACCTCGCATACCTCCGGATGGCGATCAAGTTTGGCGATTTGCCGACGAACAAACTGAAAGAACTGGGCGAAATTTTGCTCGTGGTGCACTAG
- a CDS encoding tetratricopeptide repeat protein produces the protein MSAQALYEQGKQLYDAGSLHEAMAAFQRARAEFLTAGELAQAATVGNDLGVVYYLSGRGAEASQVLEDTLAQFERLGDARGQAKAAGNLAQVLNHAHATEQAERYYKRAADLFHQLDDRMLEYDTHRALSHMLLMTGRFLESLAAYDRALAAKGGAGFLRAIIQIPLRIMGVR, from the coding sequence GTGTCCGCGCAGGCGCTGTACGAACAAGGCAAACAATTGTACGATGCCGGCTCGTTGCACGAGGCGATGGCAGCGTTTCAACGCGCGCGCGCCGAATTTTTGACAGCGGGCGAATTGGCGCAAGCCGCCACCGTCGGCAACGACCTGGGCGTCGTGTACTACCTCTCCGGTCGCGGCGCGGAAGCATCGCAAGTCCTCGAAGATACGCTCGCCCAGTTCGAACGTCTGGGCGATGCGCGCGGGCAAGCCAAAGCCGCCGGTAATCTCGCGCAGGTGTTGAATCACGCGCACGCAACCGAGCAGGCGGAGCGGTATTACAAACGCGCCGCCGACTTGTTTCACCAACTCGATGATCGAATGCTCGAGTACGACACGCATCGCGCGTTGAGTCACATGCTGTTGATGACCGGACGTTTTCTCGAATCGCTCGCCGCGTACGATCGCGCGCTAGCGGCAAAGGGTGGCGCGGGTTTCCTGCGCGCGATCATCCAGATTCCGTTGCGAATCATGGGCGTGCGGTAA
- the fusA gene encoding elongation factor G — protein MNEYKADKIRNIVLVGHSSSGKTSLAEALLFNTGAVTRLGKVDDNTSVSDFDPEEQRRKISINTSLVPCEWNGYKINVLDTPGYMDFAGEVKSALRVAECVVVMVDAVSGVEVGTELVWQYADEMKLPRIIIINKLDRENADYDRVLAQLRERFGKSVVSLQIPVGKEANFKGEVNVVNRKAFIGEKEGAVPGDLSARLEDERVKLTEVAAEADDKLIEKFLNGEELTEDEIRLGLKLGLRAGTLVPVLCASATQNIGVQYLFKFFADYLPAPLEGAPVTAKNLATQKDEKLTVSETGNLAAFVFKTMADPYVGKLTYFRVYSGALESNSSTFNARTSATERIGQLYVLRGKEQISVAKINAGDIGAVAKLQETATGDTFCDKAHALALSPVAYPNPVYSVSLTPKTKTDLDKMGTALQRLVEEDPTLRVYREHDTNETIMSGMGDSHVDVAVRRLKQKFGVELLTGVPKIPYKESITKTAKVQGRHKKQTGGRGQFGDAWIRFEPLPRGTGFEFTEEVFGGAVPHSFIPAVEKGMREILNKGVLAGFPTIDFRAVLYDGSYHPVDSSEIAFKLAAHKAFKSGMPLAGPVLLEPVMNFVITVPENFMGDVLGDLNTKRARVQGMDQKGAWSVVTAQAPLAEMQRYATDLRSMTQGRGYFTMEFSHLDPVPSHIASQIIEKAKKERAGEEEAEDEE, from the coding sequence ATGAATGAGTACAAGGCGGACAAGATCCGCAACATCGTTTTGGTAGGACACTCGAGTTCTGGCAAGACCTCGCTCGCCGAAGCGCTCCTCTTTAACACTGGCGCCGTGACGCGGCTCGGTAAGGTAGACGACAACACCAGCGTCTCGGATTTTGACCCCGAAGAACAACGCCGCAAGATTTCGATCAACACCTCGCTCGTCCCCTGCGAATGGAACGGCTACAAGATCAATGTGCTAGACACGCCCGGCTATATGGACTTTGCCGGCGAAGTCAAAAGCGCGTTGCGCGTCGCCGAATGCGTCGTCGTGATGGTGGACGCGGTGAGCGGTGTCGAAGTAGGCACCGAGTTAGTGTGGCAGTACGCCGACGAAATGAAACTACCGCGCATCATCATCATCAACAAACTCGACCGCGAGAATGCGGATTATGATCGCGTGCTCGCGCAATTGCGCGAACGCTTCGGCAAGAGCGTCGTCTCATTGCAAATTCCGGTCGGCAAGGAAGCGAATTTCAAAGGCGAAGTCAACGTCGTCAATCGCAAAGCATTCATCGGCGAAAAAGAAGGCGCGGTGCCCGGCGATTTGTCCGCGCGCCTCGAAGATGAACGCGTCAAACTGACCGAAGTCGCCGCGGAAGCGGACGACAAGTTGATCGAGAAATTTTTGAACGGCGAAGAACTGACCGAGGACGAAATTCGCCTGGGCTTGAAACTGGGTCTCCGCGCGGGCACGCTCGTGCCGGTCTTGTGCGCGTCGGCGACCCAGAACATCGGCGTGCAGTACCTTTTCAAATTCTTTGCCGATTATCTCCCCGCGCCGCTCGAAGGCGCGCCCGTCACCGCCAAGAACCTCGCGACGCAAAAAGACGAGAAACTCACCGTGAGTGAAACCGGTAATCTCGCCGCGTTCGTGTTCAAGACGATGGCGGACCCGTACGTTGGCAAGCTCACCTATTTCCGCGTCTACTCGGGCGCGCTGGAATCGAACTCGAGTACCTTCAACGCCCGCACGAGCGCGACCGAACGCATCGGTCAACTCTACGTGTTACGCGGCAAGGAACAAATTTCGGTCGCGAAAATTAACGCGGGCGACATTGGCGCGGTCGCAAAACTGCAAGAGACTGCGACGGGCGATACCTTCTGCGACAAGGCGCACGCGCTCGCGTTGTCGCCGGTGGCGTACCCCAATCCAGTCTACTCGGTTTCGCTCACGCCAAAAACCAAGACCGACCTCGACAAGATGGGCACGGCGTTGCAACGCCTCGTCGAAGAAGACCCGACGTTGCGCGTGTATCGCGAGCACGACACGAACGAAACGATCATGTCGGGCATGGGCGATTCGCACGTGGATGTCGCGGTGCGTCGCTTGAAACAAAAATTTGGCGTCGAGTTGTTGACCGGCGTGCCGAAAATTCCGTACAAAGAATCCATCACCAAGACCGCCAAAGTGCAAGGTCGTCACAAGAAACAGACTGGCGGGCGCGGTCAGTTCGGCGATGCCTGGATTCGGTTCGAGCCGTTGCCGCGCGGCACAGGGTTTGAATTTACCGAAGAAGTGTTTGGCGGCGCAGTGCCCCACTCGTTCATCCCCGCAGTCGAAAAAGGGATGCGCGAAATTCTCAACAAGGGTGTGCTTGCCGGCTTTCCGACGATTGATTTTCGCGCGGTGTTGTACGACGGTTCGTACCATCCGGTAGACTCGTCCGAAATCGCGTTCAAGTTGGCGGCGCACAAGGCGTTCAAGAGCGGGATGCCGCTTGCCGGTCCCGTGTTGCTCGAACCCGTGATGAATTTCGTCATCACCGTGCCGGAAAACTTTATGGGCGACGTGCTCGGCGACTTGAATACGAAACGCGCGCGTGTGCAAGGCATGGATCAGAAAGGCGCGTGGAGCGTCGTCACCGCGCAAGCGCCGCTCGCCGAAATGCAACGCTATGCGACCGACCTCCGTTCGATGACCCAGGGTCGCGGGTACTTTACGATGGAATTCAGCCACCTCGATCCCGTGCCCAGTCATATCGCCTCCCAGATTATTGAAAAGGCAAAGAAGGAACGCGCGGGCGAAGAGGAAGCAGAAGACGAAGAATAG
- a CDS encoding YdeI/OmpD-associated family protein, with product MVEIVKRKSFKNRDAWHAWLAKNYARETELWVVLYKKNSGKASVSYDEAVEEALCFGWIDGIAKGIDGEKYAQRFSPRRKGSIWSESNKKRVAKMIAQGRMTDAGLAKIHEAKQNGEWDKATIREDTTNIPLELKRALAADKQAQQNFDKLAPSHKRQFIYWITEAKREETRARRIAMTIQMVKQNQRLGIDTRMNPKQKTSDA from the coding sequence ATGGTCGAAATCGTTAAACGCAAGAGTTTCAAAAATCGTGATGCTTGGCACGCGTGGCTGGCAAAGAATTACGCGCGCGAAACTGAACTGTGGGTCGTGCTCTACAAAAAGAATAGCGGCAAGGCGAGTGTCTCGTACGATGAAGCCGTCGAAGAAGCGTTGTGCTTTGGCTGGATTGATGGTATCGCCAAAGGCATTGACGGCGAGAAATACGCGCAGCGATTTTCGCCGCGCCGCAAAGGAAGTATTTGGTCAGAGTCGAACAAAAAACGCGTCGCGAAAATGATCGCGCAGGGACGAATGACGGATGCGGGACTTGCCAAGATTCACGAGGCGAAACAAAATGGCGAATGGGACAAGGCGACGATCCGCGAGGACACGACGAACATTCCGCTCGAACTGAAACGCGCGCTCGCGGCAGACAAACAAGCGCAACAGAATTTTGACAAACTCGCGCCATCGCACAAGCGGCAATTCATCTATTGGATTACCGAAGCCAAGCGCGAAGAAACGCGTGCGCGGCGCATCGCGATGACAATTCAAATGGTGAAACAGAATCAAAGACTGGGGATTGATACGCGGATGAATCCGAAACAAAAGACGAGTGATGCGTGA
- a CDS encoding GIY-YIG nuclease family protein: MPNRSSRAHRTRGTYTLVIHLSRAQTIRVGALSEFKFPRGYYLYVGSAMNGLAQRLARHVRPDKKMHWHIDYLLAHGRIKEVWAHRSEDRLECLWAQAALAMPGARVIAPRFGASDCSCATHLIYFAKRPMNLSDD, translated from the coding sequence ATGCCAAACCGATCCTCTCGCGCGCACAGAACGCGCGGCACGTACACGCTCGTCATCCATCTTTCGCGCGCCCAAACGATTCGCGTCGGCGCGCTCAGCGAGTTCAAGTTTCCGCGCGGCTATTATCTCTACGTCGGCAGTGCGATGAACGGTTTGGCGCAACGCCTCGCGCGCCACGTTCGCCCCGACAAGAAAATGCACTGGCACATTGACTATTTGCTCGCGCACGGGCGTATCAAGGAAGTGTGGGCGCATCGAAGCGAAGATCGCTTGGAGTGTTTGTGGGCGCAAGCCGCGCTCGCCATGCCGGGCGCGCGCGTCATCGCGCCGCGTTTCGGCGCGAGCGATTGCAGTTGCGCGACGCACTTGATCTATTTCGCGAAACGTCCCATGAATTTGTCCGACGACTGA
- a CDS encoding DUF4160 domain-containing protein produces the protein MQYGEFNAEIAIETLDILKGDLPRRVLGLVIEWAVLHRAELRQDWERAQAKRELNSIEPLT, from the coding sequence GTGCAGTATGGCGAATTCAATGCAGAGATCGCAATCGAAACCCTGGATATTCTGAAAGGTGATTTGCCGCGTCGTGTTCTAGGACTCGTGATTGAGTGGGCTGTTTTGCATCGTGCGGAATTGCGGCAAGACTGGGAACGCGCACAGGCAAAACGCGAGTTGAATTCGATTGAACCGTTGACATAG
- a CDS encoding DUF2442 domain-containing protein, translating into MTVRIRFADGLTRHLDLRPFIGEGISAPLASWDYFKQVTVEEGGGIT; encoded by the coding sequence ATGACTGTGCGAATTCGTTTTGCCGATGGGTTAACCAGGCATCTCGATCTGCGTCCGTTCATCGGCGAAGGAATCTCCGCGCCATTGGCAAGCTGGGATTATTTCAAGCAAGTCACTGTCGAAGAAGGAGGCGGGATCACCTAG